A section of the Candidatus Methylomirabilota bacterium genome encodes:
- a CDS encoding YMGG-like glycine zipper-containing protein: MMRRPLVLPVAAALLMTACATVPTGPSVMVLPGSGKNFEQFQGDDAVCRQWAMQQTGMTTRQATHDNTVGGAVIGTVLGAAAGAVIGAAAKNPGTGAAVGAGVGLLGGTAAGASAGDGARQDVQHRYDMTYMQCMYAKGNQIPVARGSLSTTYSAAPPAGPPPPPPPANVPPPPAGTPPPPPSGPAR; encoded by the coding sequence TGATGCGGAGACCGCTCGTCCTTCCCGTCGCGGCCGCGCTCTTGATGACCGCGTGCGCGACGGTGCCCACGGGGCCCAGCGTCATGGTGCTGCCGGGCAGCGGGAAGAACTTCGAGCAGTTCCAGGGCGACGACGCCGTCTGCCGTCAGTGGGCGATGCAGCAGACCGGCATGACGACGCGCCAGGCGACGCACGACAACACGGTCGGCGGCGCGGTCATCGGCACGGTGCTCGGCGCGGCCGCCGGCGCGGTGATCGGCGCGGCCGCGAAGAACCCGGGGACCGGCGCCGCGGTGGGCGCGGGCGTCGGGCTCCTCGGCGGAACCGCGGCGGGCGCGAGCGCCGGCGACGGCGCGCGGCAGGACGTGCAGCACCGCTACGACATGACGTACATGCAGTGCATGTACGCCAAGGGCAATCAGATCCCCGTCGCCAGGGGCTCGCTCTCGACGACCTACTCGGCGGCGCCGCCCGCCGGCCCGCCGCCGCCGCCCCCGCCGGCGAACGTGCCGCCACCGCCGGCCGGAACGCCGCCGCCACCACCGTCGGGCCCTGCGCGGTAG